The Megalops cyprinoides isolate fMegCyp1 chromosome 9, fMegCyp1.pri, whole genome shotgun sequence genome has a window encoding:
- the LOC118783847 gene encoding multiple epidermal growth factor-like domains protein 11, whose amino-acid sequence MSHSTFCIALPNAALTLDKCLACPEGYFCGSEGLGLPTGPCAPGFLCYGGAQVPNPTDPRSGSLCPPGAFCQLGITAGLCSAGYFCDWGSSSPEQKLCPAGSYCPRGTDAPVPCPPGTFSPARGGSSLEDCMACPPGHFCQGEGVVQPEPCPRGHYCPLGVREGTEFPCPPGTVRPQPGASSPEECQSCPAGMFCALHGLSEPTGPCQAGYQCPAGATSPNATAYMVRSATNTLCPPGHYCPAGTGYPLPCPPGSYSSSPGLSRVEQCHPCPSGHYCARPALADVSKAALCDAGYVCLGGSVGPRPSDGVQGHLCPRGFRCPIGTPVEVPCEPGTYAPVPGAAVCLPCPPGATCRSSGTHAPSVCPAGHYCPAGTAQPLPCPAGALSELTGARSLSTCVPCPAGLYCSTPGSSQPQGPCQEGYYCQGGATAMVPQSSAAFPRNGPCPLGHYCPAGTPSPLPCPTGSIRNQTGGRAAESCLPCPPGHYCASEGRATPSGPCSAGFYCPPEFSSTSPHAFLCPKGHFCLEGSGLPLPCPTGEYQPTPGSDSCIPCRPGYYCEESIAGDPWPCPPHSYCPAATMVPQPCPNGTFTPPDIHGLQEEGECLPCPRGMFCRAGRVLGRCAAGYLCVSGSAEFTPQGPPLRNWSQCERGVQCASPCPAGFYCVEGADQAEPCPAHTVRASPGGRSRNDCLPCPPRHWCKRGLSSATGDPSLHLCPAGHYCEGRTGADSEEGGGPVECPIFTYRSAPGAGGRGDCHPCPPGSFCNSTGLTGYSGHQCPPGFWCSGAGPPVPCPAGTMRPQPGAATADQCQPCTAGTFCPDPGATGRPNIHGTPCRASFQCPPGAVAETPCKAGSYCGPQTGEPMVCPGGYFCPEGSHTYDTPQQVCRFPYYCPENSALVRLCEGGYMPLNSSRLRDALLSSCVPCEGGTHRPSLSPTLHCLSCPPGYHCPPGQHCFTCAQVITCAQVSTVSPVPTSALFHLCPGQRCFTCAQVITCAQVSTVSPVPQVSTVSPVSQFSPVLPVPRTGFVFYNELDFKSTDTDSELDCQPEVNERCSTGQVRLASSRECVSPSGYLCNVTCGAPGGGLSVELGICRCESYVAAEGLCNASCLSTLPRVSARRASDGQLQLRIKGRDEKGVWTRSKFSFM is encoded by the exons CTGCCAGCTTGGGATCACAGCGG GTCTCTGCTCTGCGGGGTATTTCTGTGACTGGGGGTCCAGCAGCCCAGAGCAGAAACTGTGTCCTGCTGGCTCTTACTGTCCGAGGGGCACGGACGCCCCTGTCCCCTGCCCCCCCGGGACGTTCAGCCCAGCGAGGGGGGGCAGCAGCCTGGAGGACTGCATGGCCTGCCCACCCGGACACTTCTGTCAGG GGGAAGGGGTTGTCCAGCCAGAGCCCTGCCCTCGTGGGCACTACTGCCCCctgggggtgagagagggtaCTGAGTTCCCCTGCCCCCCGGGCACAGTGAGACCGCAGCCTGGAGCCAGCAGCCCAGAGGAATGCCAGTCCTGCCCAGCTG GGATGTTCTGTGCCCTGCACGGCCTCTCCGAGCCCACCGGACCCTGCCAGGCCGGGTACCAGTGCCCCGCCGGAGCCACCAGCCCCAATGCCACTGCGTACATG GTGAGATCTGCCACTAATACCCTGTGCCCTCCTGGTCACTACTGCCCCGCTGGCACAGGGTACCCCCTGCCGTGCCCCCCCGGCTCCTACTCCAGCTCTCCGGGGCTCAGTCGGGTGGAGCAGTGCCACCCCTGTCCATCAGGGCACTACTGCGCCCGCCCCGCCCTGGCAGATGTGTCCAAGGCCGCTCTCTGTGACGCTGG gtatgtgtgtttggggggcaGTGTCGGCCCTCGCCCCTCTGATGGGGTTCAGGGGCACCTGTGCCCCCGCGGGTTCCGCTGTCCCATTGGCACACCTGTGGAGGTGCCCTGTGAGCCTGGCACCTATGCCCCCGTACCCGGCGCTGCCGTCTGCCTGCCCTGCCCACCTGGCGCCACCTGCAGATCTTCTGGTACACACGCGCCGTCCGTCTGTCCTGCAG GACATTACTGCCCAGCCGGAACAGCGCAGCCCCTCCCCTGTCCAGCAGGGGCCCTCAGTGAGCTGACTGGAGCCCGGTCCCTCTCCACCTGTGTGCCGTGCCCCGCTGGACTCTACTGCAGCACCCCTGGATCCTCACAGCCACAAG GTCCGTGTCAGGAGGGCTATTACTGCCAGGGTGGAGCCACAGCCATGGTGCCTCAGAGCTCTGCTGCCTTCCCCAGGAATGGGCCCTGCCCCCTGGGCCACTACTGCCCCGCGGgcaccccctcacccctgccctgccccacgGGCAGCATCCGGAACCAGACCG GAGGACGCGCTGCAGAGAGCTGCCTGCCCTGCCCACCGGGACACTACTGCGCCAGCGAGGGCCGGGCCACGCCCAGCGGCCCCTGCTCCGCCGGGTTCTACTGCCCCCCCGAGTTCTCCTCCACCAGCCCTCACGCCTTCCTCTGCCCCAAG GGTCACTTCTGTCTGGAGGGCTCAGGCctgcccctgccctgccccacaGGGGAGTACCAGCCCACCCCAGGATCCGACAGCTGCATCCCCTGCCGTCCAGGGTACTACTGTGAGGAGTCCATTGCTGGCGATCCCTGGCCCTGCCCCCCTCACTCCTACTGCCCTGCAG CCACCATGGTTCCCCAGCCCTGCCCTAACGGCACCTTCACCCCCCCAGACATACATGgtctgcaggaggagggggagtgtTTGCCCTGTCCCCGCGGGATGTTCTGCAG AGCGGGCCGAGTTTTGGGGCGGTGTGCAGCGGGGTACCTGTGTGTGTCGGGCAGTGCAGAGTTCACCCCCCAGGGGCCACCCCTGCGGAACTGGAGCCAGTGTGAGAGGGGCGTGCAGTGTGCCAGCCCCTGTCCTGCAG GGTTCTACTGCGTGGAGGGAGCGGATCAGGCCGaaccctgccccgcccacaccGTCAGAGCGTCCCCCGGGGGCCGGAGCCGAAACGACtgcctcccctgccccccccgaCACTGGTGCAAACGGGGTCTGTCGTCAGCCACCG GTGACCCCTCTCTGCACCTGTGTCCTGCGGGGCATTACTGTGAGGGGCGGACGGGGGCAGACTCTGAGGAGGGCGGGGGGCCCGTGGAGTGCCCCATTTTCACCTACAGATCTGCCCCAGGGGCAGGAGGCAGGGGCGACTGCCACCCCTGTCCCCCCGGCTCCTTCTGTAACTCCACAG GGCTCACTGGCTACTCGGGTCACCAGTGCCCGCCGGGCTTCTGGTGCAGTGGAGCGGGTCCACCCGTCCCGTGCCCCGCTGGCACCATGAGACCACAGCCTGGCGCCGCCACCGCAGACCAATGCCAACCCTGCACCGCCGGAACCTTCTGCCCCGACCCCGGGGCCACCGGCCGGCCCAACATCCATGGCACCCCCTGCAGGGCCTCCTTCCAGTGCCCCCCAG GTGCGGTGGCCGAGACCCCCTGCAAAGCGGGCTCGTACTGTGGCCCTCAGACAGGAGAGCCCATGGTGTGTCCTGGGGGATATTTCTGCCCCGAGGGCTCACACACCTACGACACACCACAGCAAGT GTGCAGATTCCCGTATTACTGCCCAGAGAACAGCGCGTTGGTGCGGCTCTGTGAGGGGGGCTACATGCCCCTCAACAGCAGCAGGCTGAGGGACGCCCTCCTCAGCAGCTGTGTGCCCTGTGAGGGGGGCACCCATCGCCCCAGCCTGTCCCCCACCCTGCactgcctctcctgccccccgGGCTACCACTGCCCCCCAG GTCAGCACTGTTTCACCTGTGCCCAGGTCATCACCTGTGCCCAGGTCAGCACTGTTTCACCTGTGCCCACGTCAGCACTGTTTCACCTGTGCCCAG GTCAGCGCTGTTTCACCTGTGCCCAGGTCATCACCTGTGCCCAGGTCAGCACTGTTTCACCTGTGCCCCAGGTCAGCACTGTTTCACCTGTCTCCCAGTTTAGCCCTGTCTTACCTGTGCCCAG AACCGGCTTTGTGTTCTATAATGAGCTGGACTTCAAAAGCACCGACACCGACAGCGAGCTGGACTGCCAGCCTGAG GTGAACGAACGCTGCAGCACCGGGCAGGTGCGTCTGGCGTCGTCGCGGGAGTGTGTCTCTCCGTCCGGATACCTGTGCAACGTCACCTGTGGGGCACCTGGAGGAGGCCTCAGTGTGGAGCTCGGCAT CTGCCGGTGTGAGAGCTACGTGGCCGCCGAGGGGCTGTGCAACGCCTCGTGCCTGTCGACGCTCCCCCGAGTCTCCGCCCGGCGGGCCTCTGAcgggcagctgcagctgaggaTCAAAGGCAGAGATGAAAAGGGCGTCTGGACGCGG AGCAAATTCAGCTTCATGTGA